The following nucleotide sequence is from Cucumis melo cultivar AY chromosome 1, USDA_Cmelo_AY_1.0, whole genome shotgun sequence.
ACCAAACGCATATTTGTGGAGGCCAACATCAGAAATGACATGTATTGAAGAAGCTTTGGGAAGTACAGTTGCATGGTCATCTGATAAAGTGATCATTCGTATGTTGTTTAATTCTAATCTTTTTTGTCTACAtttgttaaatattttctatacttgtttaattaatatatgttttataaatttatgtagGTGAATGAAATGGAATTGTCTTAACCAGAGGACTAAAGATTGTACACTTACGACGAACTTTGTTTGTACACTTATGATGAactttgtttgtattttgaggGTTACTTTGTGTGCATGGTTGATACATTACTTAGTAATATGTGTATTTTGATTGTTAATGTGTGTGGTTGGTACATTTAGAATGACTACTATGTTTGGTAATTTTAATACATTATGAATGGAagttaattaattcaaaaattattGGTAGGAAAGTTTGTATCTTTCAAAATGCTTCCTATTCCACTCTTGCCCTTCAACTTGAGGATATGTTTGATAGACAACAATAGTAATCAGAATGGAGGTTAAATAGCATTATTACAGCTGGaaatactatattataacttaatattatagctacaaatactatattatagctgAAAGTTATAGCTATGAATATTATACTATAGCGTCGAAAAAAGGTTATTATAGctgaaaattatagttataaatactatacAATAGCATCGAAAAAAAGGCTATTATAGctgaaaattatagttataaatactatactatAGCATCAAAAAAGTGCTATTATATCTCAAAGATAGCACATTATTTAAGCTATATAAACTTATTATAGCTCTAATGAAAAACActatcaaatgtttttatagAAACCTATATAAGTTATACCTTCAAACTCTACCATAACACTCATTATAGCTTCagaaaaacgctataaaaagcCCCAAACTTTTAATAACATTGGCTGTCAGGACTTTCGAGAAATGCTATAAAAAGTCTATTATAGCGTTTTCGTCAGCTATCGTAtatgttatttcttgtagtgttaataataataacaaagacATTTATATcggaacaaataaaaaagaacaaaaggaaTGTGAAAGATGCTAATATTGGTCTAATATTGGTATATCTATATAgactgtgatattagtctatccacatctatctacaaatgaatttaaatttaatgtACAAATGAGATCATACCTGGATTCAACtaatttatcaaagaattttGGAATTAATGCATACGATTCAACTACATCAccatgtaatatctttaccatatgttctttcGCCCTCCAAGTTTttttggtaacttatattaactctaagatttgtacaagtctatgcacaatctctttaaGAATGGAATgatcagtagacatgaatctaaaatcatctatcaaacaactGTAAATTAGTGTTGAAAAGGCTTGCAAGTGATAGCTTCGGGTagtactcaatgaacaatcatgaTCATAAGTGTATTTTtgtagcatccacaaatcactcttcttataatGAGATGCCCAAACATACCACTTACAGTCTTCTTGCATACATTTAAACTCAAAAGACCTTAAATTTGATATTGTAatcctaaattgaaagttggcCTTCAATGCTATTAtacaaaaacactttgaaaacacttttttactttcaaataaacatttttccttcaaatcagaataataagagatgtctcttataactttatcatttgaaacagaagaaaaacctatattcagtgacatatcaaTATTCTCGCGTATATTACTAGATGAAAAAGACATTCCCAAAGAATGAACACttacatgggcaactaatggatgtctactagttgcatctttagcaaaagctaaataccaagcaacatcattgtctttctttattgGCATGATAGTTTGAACATtgcttttaccaaaatcaattaaaacagataattctactgattcatccaattcaattttTTCACATGTCAAAGTAACCAAATAATTAAAGCTAACTCGCATATCTACCCAAATTCTGGACACTGAGTAATTCTCGTAAACATTGCAGTCATTCCtttgacctccataaaaaacaacaataggaacAGACATTCTAATATggaaataaacaaaatataattaagtatttaatggTGAAAAAAAGAATTAGATAAATATCTATCACAGaacaaaagaataaaatgtattaaaaatcgtgcaaaaagataataaatactaaatgatcatttaacaACAATAGACAATCgtataaaataaatcaaaccattgtataaaataaactaaacgaTAGTTCAAAGACattgatcgtttaaaccatcataTTAACTTAgatacacaattgtttaaaatcgctaataaaaaaattaaaaattatggtgttcataaagatgaacgatcATGTTCATATAGCAAAACAATCGTCTCTATATTGATAAACGATGATGTTAATAGAGGTAAACAATCAAGTAATTCAATCAAAATTAtcgtgaaaaacttcaaactatcgatgttcataatgaaatacacaattcttaAAGTGGTTTTTAAAAGTTCTAAacgaaaaaaaaactttaaattcttataaacaacaaaaaacaaaaacgacattcatactaaaatataaattcttatCTCGACGTAAACAATCATTAAAATCTTCAAAAATCTTCATAACGAAATATAAAATGGCTTACATTAATACCTACATATTCTAAATACTCTATCTTGATGCCGTAATATATAATTCTTcacgaaattttataatcaactaaatagttcaaacaaaaaacaatatttctacATACCGAAACCAAAATCACTGAGACGATATCAACAGAGCAATATAGAagatcttgattgtccaagatgacaatAAGAGAAACGATGTTGTCGAAGATGATGAATATGAGAACGAATGTTGTCAAAAATTACGAAAAAGAcagaaagatatataaaagacgagatgaataactcagaaacgacgatcgtgaaaaatcgggaagaagaagaactatCAGATTTAAAAGATCGTTAGAAAAGAGTAAGGATAAATAAGGACTTccaaaaaaataatttgccttAATGGACTTGTTATACCGGTcttaaatagtttacagttttgttatatctatgaaaattttcctaatttttgGTCGTATATTACTTTTTGAAACATAGGAAAAGTAGTTAGAATTTAAACTCAAACCGTGGAAGTAAAATTATAATACTTTGGATAATCGACatttaaaatcaaaacttatCAGCAGGATTAATGTGTTCCTTGGATTAGTGTGTTCCTTATACTTTCAACGTTGTGTTTATTCGTGAATTATATAAAGAAATATTTAGAGAAATCATCCACTTTAGAATGATTTTACACAAATATctcaaaaaataatttattttttaattaagatTTCATGTTTTTAAGACCATTTTAACCTTCacatcaattataaataaaattgactttcgaaaatatctataatataataccataattatattataccacatttattatctattttataactctcataattaatgtaataaataatccaaatttatatttacatttaatattatgatattatttattgaagaaataattttaatatggtATAAAGTTTAATCTAAtatgataatattatattaaataatttctGCAAATTGACTTTATTCAATTTCATCCGCAACACAATTAGAGAAATCTCCTTCAACTAATTTTTTCACATCTCCATCCCcacattttatatttttcatatacctaaaaaatatactatatatttttcataatatattatatattttttcatatacTCTAATTTGTTGACCGGAAACtacataatatattatatatttttcatataccctAAAAGATTTTCGAAGCATGAActacataatatactatatatttttcatataccctAAAAATTTTCTGAAGTATGAACTAcgtaatatactatatatttttcatatactgTAACAAATTTTGTACATAACCATAAACTCTTACTCATCGAAAAAATTTGAAGGAGATGAACGGAATAAGAAAGAATGGATAGAGAGATATCAGAAAGTGAGAGAGATCGAACAGAGTGAAGAATTTTTGAACAAAatcaccaaaagaaaaatagctacggggtaattttaattataatattactCTCACAGAATTAATTACATATCATATTTACATAAGATATCTCATAAATGCAAATCTTGGTCCACTTTCTTTATTtcttatcttattttttaatatattattaataataaaaatggtAGTTTGGTCTTTTGGACTCTACATTTATATCAAATTGAAGCTCATCagaatatatatgaaaaaattgACAACATTAAGTCAAACTTGTAATAAGACACCCTATTTAAGTAATAATAGTTAAAACCGCTTTCAACGTATAAAATCACCCtttgaccaaaaaaaaaatatatatataagttgatgagtgaaaaaaatataataatatattaacaCTTTAATAATCGTGTTATTATgagaaatttttaaaaatggaaaaatattaaaactatttacaaaatatagcaaaatttatcaaactctcaattatctatttaatttttttgttatattttgtaaataattttttgttttacatTTATGACAATTCCTCCTGAATTATTAggtaaaataaaaaacaatgaaaatcaatattaagaaagaaataatattgtttgaGCACATGACCACTGACTTTGATGCTAGATAAACTAGGGTAAGACCAAAAATGTATTATAGAtgtaaatttttaatatttatgtacACGTCAACATAATCAACATAATTTTGTTGTGGTTTGACATAACTTCTCATCCTAAAAGTGGAGGTTTAAATAGTTGAGTCAGTTGAATCACTGGGTTAACCTTTACACATCAAAACAATACGAAAGTACATAGAGGACAATTGAGTTGAGCTAATGTTAGTAATTTATATTTGCGGCACATAAATAATGAATGATTTGTTTAGCTATTTTTATAGAAAATAGATCTAATTTGAAGGTGTTCTAATAAATGGTAAATGCAAAGCCTTTTAATCATTTACTTGCTCGATCTAAAATACTAAACTTCATagtaattaaagaaaaatgatgTAAAAAATAGTGGAGGAGATAGACCAACGATTGAGTGAATAGTCGGAAATTGACTCGAAAAATTATGAACTCGAAaaccaaaaattagaattttggACATCCTACCAAACCCAAATCCGGTATTAATTTCCCAAAAATTATGAACATCCTCAAATCATGTGATTGATTTCCAAACAAAATTATGAGCTCCGATAGCCGAtccaaaattcaattttttagaAGTTTTCAATCCATTTCCATCCACAATAAAATTTAGGGTAATTagaataggtagcaatttttagaataattattaagtatgtagcaatattttaaaaaaattgtaaatatagcaaagtctatcggtgatagacttctattattgatagactcttatggtttatagTGAtatgatagactcctatcattgatagattttaacagattttgctatatttgaattttttttaaaatgttgctatatacttaattattttgaatataattgctacatttgcaactatcccgaAAATTTAATCCAGTCGAATTGGATTCGGTAGACGGGTTATCGATTTTTTGAACATCCTATTTCCGTGGCCATCCGAAACAATAATGGACGCCAAAACTAGAAAGTTGACTCTCTTTTCCATTTTGGGTAGGAAAACAAATGACTAGAAAGAGATATGGACTACAAACTCTTCAAATCTCCCGCAACTTCTTTGTATTCGTAGAAATCCTAAATTTGCGCCCTCCCCCGAAAATTTCAGGCCTTTCTCTAAATTGAGGCAAATCCCAAGTTAGTCATGGTATCAaacttctttctctttttttctccaaaaattctttgtatatatgTAAATATGCATACAAATATCCCACAGTGTACAGATAACAAGCAAATTTGTTACTGGGATTTTATCAAACAATGTGGCTTCAAAAAGGAAACAGTGTTAATAGCGCCAAAAAGGTCGGAGGAGCAGGCGGAGGGGGAAATGGGTTAGTTGCTATTGGTATAGACAGGGAAAAAGGAAGCCAAAATGCTCTCAGATGGGCAGCTGAACATTTGATTGGAAAGGGTCAAACTGTGATTTTAATCCATGTGGTTCATAGACCTTCTAGTGCAGCTGCTTCTTTGATTGGGGAAGCCATTATTTGTAATAGTGATGGCAATTTCACATCTGATTCCCCTCGTATACAGCAGCTCGAGTTGCAGACTAGAGAcatttttcttaccttccattgcTATTGTACTCGGAAGGATGTAAGTCTTTTGTGTTTATCATtgcattttctcttttcttttcttatgttATGTTTCTGAATTCTGATTTTGAGATGTGAAACGAACTGGGTTTTCCTTTCTTTTGTTGATTGTGAAGATTCAATGTCTTGATATTATATTGGAAGACACCGATATAGTGAAAGCATTAACTGAATACGCATCGTACGCTGCAATCGAAACCTTGGTGCTCGGGGCTCCTTCGAAACATGGATTTATTAGGTAGtcattttttttcgtttcatGTTTGGTTCAGGGTCTCTTTGAAATGACTATTCAAGTGAAAAGCAGTTATTTAGCGTTTGAAAATTCATTCCAAAATGAAGTTTAGAATTATACATTCCTCAAATCATTATGGAGGAATGTGAATTCCCATCTCCAATTTATCCAAATGCTTATGATTGGGAATTTGTGGTGTTTGAAACAGGTTTAAGTCATCGAGCATGGGCAGTAGTGTGTCAAAGGGAGCACCGGATTTCTGCACTGTGTATGTCATCTCGAAGGGGAAGGTTTCATCGGTGAAGAATGCATCTCGGTCAGCTCCCTTCAGTTCCCCTCTACTAGACCATCTACAGAAGATATCTAAGCCGATCGTAAAGGGATCAATCACTCCTCGACATAAGTTCAATTCGAGAGGTTTGCTCTTCATGCTGGACTGAATTCCAAATATTTTGTGTATAGTATATGAAGTAGTTTTATTGTGGTAACTCTACAAATTTGTCCTTTGAATTCTTCTATATGATAATTTGTGTTTTCTTTTCCCCATCAAGACAGCCTTTGGTGTTTTTGTGTTTCCTCAAAGCACCATTTATTTAAGGAtgaagttgaaaaaaaaaatttatttaaggACTAATTGCAGATGAATCTCTTACATTTTTAAGCTATCAAAATTATTGACGCATTCATGTCTTGATTTTATGAAGTTTGGGGCAATGGAACTTATATTATTTCTCTCGTTTGCAGATAGGACATCATTCAAGCCTCGCAGCTTTCAAGATGAAACAGTCAAGTAAGTTGTGCTAAATTACAGATTGCGGTTAAATTTTGGTAGTGAAGATATGCATAGACTTTCCTTCCAAATTGATGCTCACATCATGATTGGAATCAGGTCACCTTACTCTCATGGAGGAGAGAGAACTTCTATCTCGAAATTTAGTGGAGGTTTCTCTGAGTCAGAATCCGACATATCCTTTATAAGCTCTGGCAGACCAAGCACAGATCGTTCTTCTTCTGTTGCATTTGACTACTCTGATTCAGGTCCCCCACGATTTTCAACCAGCTCAGAGCATAGCTTTGCATCTCTACCATTTAAACCAAAGTGGACAGACCTCAGCAATCTCAACGATTTCTCATCAGTTTCAGATGAGAGCTGCAGGACATCATGTTCTTGGTCATCTCAGAACTTGGTCAGTATATTATGAATGGTTGTGggatttttttattgaacaagagaaaacttttaattgagaaaatgaaaagagaaacTAATGCTCAAAGGATATAAACTCCTAAAGGAGTAAATAGGTACAAATATCAGAGAATTATAACGTTTCCACCACCATCACAAAGGAAATACTTAATAAACTTATCAAAGAACAAAGACACTAACATCAAGCAATGATTTTCACGGATCTCACAAATATATGTATTGATCAAAATACCAATATGAATATATTGGACTTCAAGTACAACGCTTTACCTgtattgattatattatataatgcTCGTTTctgatattttcaattattgATTGAAATTGGATATCTTAACtaacattttaaataaaaactcTCCTTGCTCATAGTGATGACAAATGTTAAAATTTCGTGACAAATGTTAAAATGTATCATAGATTTATTCATGATTACAGAGATCAATATCTTATAAGCTTTCTTTAATGAGAGAGAGCATCTGTAACTGAATTTTTCTGCTTGCATCTAATGTTGATTTGAGGATATGAACTAAATTGGTCAAAATTTATGTATCTCACAGGATGATGTAGAACTTGAAATGAGGAGGCTGAAGCTAGAGCTTAAACAAACTATGGAGATGTACAGTACAGCATGTAAAGAAGCACTAACAGCAAAGCAGAAGGTACAATATATATTTAAGTCATTTCCCCATTTACGAGATTCAACCTTGGGGTTATGTTAAAAGTTTTCCCATAGGCAATGGAACTAAATAATTGGAGACGTGAAGAAGAACAAAAACTAGAAGAGGCACGACTTGCACAAGAAGCAGCAATGGCTATTGCAGAGCAGGAGAGAGCTAGATGCAGAGCAGCGATGGAAGCAGCTGATGCAGCTAAGAGAATTGCTGAGTTAGAATCACATAAAAGGGCAACTCTAGAGATGAAAGCAGTTAAAGAGGCAGAGGAAATGCAGAAAGCATTGAAAAATCTTGCACAAAGCGACATCAGATACAGGAGATATTCAATTGAGGAGGTTGAATCGGCGACGGAACATTTTGCACAATCTCGGAAGATTGGGGAAGGAGGTTATGGACCTGTCTTTCGTTGTCGTCTTGATCACACATCGGTTGCAGTCAAGGTTTTGCGTCCTGACGCAACTCAAGGAAGGACACAGTTTCAGCAAGAGGTGAGAAACTTAAAAGAACTTTGGGATCATTTTTCTAGTGCTTATGATTTAGTTAGATATTGTAAATGCAGATTGATATACTGAGTTGCATAAGGCATCCCAACATGGTACTTCTTCTAGGAGCATGCCCTGAATATGGCATTCTAGTTTATGAGTACATGTCCAATGGAAGTTTGGAGGATCGACTCTTTCGAAAGGGTAACACCCCTGTTATTCCTTGGCAATTGAGATTTCGAATTGCTGCCGAGATTGCTACTGGCCTTCTGTTTCTCCACCAGACAAAGCCAGAGCCATTGGTGCATCGTGACCTTAAGCCAGCTAACATATTGCTGGACCACAACTATGTTTCCAAGATCAGTGACGTTGGTTTGGCTAGACTTTTACCTGCTGTGGCTGAAAATGTAACACAATGCTATGTGACTTCGGCCGCTGGAACTTTCTGCTATATAGACCCTGAGTATCAACAAACTGGAATGCTTGGGGTTAAATCTGACGTGTATTCACTAGGAATCATGTTGCTTCAACTAATTACAGCGAAGCCACCCATGGGGTTGGCTCACCATGTTGCTCGCGCTATCGAGAAGGGGACTTTTCAGGAGTTTCTGGACCCAGCTGTGGTTGATTGGCCAGTGGAACAAACACTTTGCTTTGCAAAATTAGCACTTCAATGTGCAGAACTTCGGAGAAAGGACCGACCAGATCTTGCCACTGTCGTGTTGCCCGAACTTGAAAAATTGAGAGAATTTGGTGAAGAGAAGATGGAGCACATGGTGTCAAGGGATAGTAGTGGATTGATAAGCAGTTTTAGCCATGCCTCAACGGAGCAGGTTAGTATGCAACACTATGTAATTCTTGAATCACCAACTCAACCCAAAAACTTAAGCTGGTGGGTGGagacaaatttaatttaatatctaacactccccctcacttGTGTACTTGAAATATGAAGAAAGGTCTAACAAGTGGAAATTAACATTAATTGGAGAGGAAACAATGCAGGGCTTTAACCTAGGACATCCTATAGCAATCTACTCTTATATCATCTTAATTCACAAACTAAACCCAAAAACTTAAGTTGGTGGGGTGGAGGATTTAATATAACATCTAACACTCCCCTCACTTGAGTTAACATTAACCCACTCCATTGCAGGGGGCTTGAACCTAAGACATCCTGTGCTTTGATATCATCTTAATTCACCAACTAAACTCAAAAGCTTAAACTAGTGTGGGCGGAggcaaatttaatataatttctaatagcatgctttaaaattttaatagttATTGGTTTAggttttgatttggtttttgaaaatttaaactttgttcAGTAATGTTCATGTTTCATtcttatgttttattttttcaataaagaaatatagaattacatttagtaatttttttttgtttcttgttatttatttattaatttgttactgaaaacataaaaataaacattttataaTCATTTTTTGTTCCAGGTTCTCTAAAATATTAacctgaaaaattaaaatcgatttttttaatgttttatttaTCTAGAAGATACTTATCATCCATCTTATAAGCTAAGAATGATAACAACGTTTTTATTTGAACTTTGGGAAAAACTAGAAATGAGGACCAGAAACAAGAGGCTTGATTTTGTTGTTTCTAAAATCTCTACACAATTTTGGAAACATTCTTAAATAAGTAACAAGAAACATGAATCTAGAAATTGGTATTAGAAGCTTATGTTTCtcaaaaacttaaaatattttggaaacATTTAAATAAGTAACAAGAAACTGGAATCTAGAAATTGGTATTAGACGCTTTATGTTTctcaaaaacttaaaataataaatagaaatgTTACCGAACGACCTCTTAATTGTTGCTTCAATTTAGTCGTTAGATGTTTGATAATATTTCCATTTATGGTTTATTGTTTCTAGTTTTGAGAAAAGTGTTTGGtaactatttttgtttttatttttagataCGTTTTCcaaaatcgtgtataaatttTGGAAAGAACAAAATCAAGTTTTAGTTTATTGGTTATGTTTCCAGTTTTTTCTGTATTTGTTTATCATGTTTACTTTTAAAATgcattataaatataaaattattttttatatttaattttaaaaacttattttatgtaaattttttacatttctaatttaaaattttagataaataagaaataaaaaatggttACTAAACGTAggttttttttcaataaaaagagaaagaacaagaaataaaaaacaGTTATCCAATTAAat
It contains:
- the LOC103490318 gene encoding U-box domain-containing protein 35-like isoform X2, with the translated sequence MWLQKGNSVNSAKKVGGAGGGGNGLVAIGIDREKGSQNALRWAAEHLIGKGQTVILIHVVHRPSSAAASLIGEAIICNSDGNFTSDSPRIQQLELQTRDIFLTFHCYCTRKDIQCLDIILEDTDIVKALTEYASYAAIETLVLGAPSKHGFIRFKSSSMGSSVSKGAPDFCTVYVISKGKVSSVKNASRSAPFSSPLLDHLQKISKPIVKGSITPRHKFNSRDRTSFKPRSFQDETVKSPYSHGGERTSISKFSGGFSESESDISFISSGRPSTDRSSSVAFDYSDSGPPRFSTSSEHSFASLPFKPKWTDLSNLNDFSSVSDESCRTSCSWSSQNLDDVELEMRRLKLELKQTMEMYSTACKEALTAKQKAMELNNWRREEEQKLEEARLAQEAAMAIAEQERARCRAAMEAADAAKRIAELESHKRATLEMKAVKEAEEMQKALKNLAQSDIRYRRYSIEEVESATEHFAQSRKIGEGGYGPVFRCRLDHTSVAVKVLRPDATQGRTQFQQEIDILSCIRHPNMVLLLGACPEYGILVYEYMSNGSLEDRLFRKGNTPVIPWQLRFRIAAEIATGLLFLHQTKPEPLVHRDLKPANILLDHNYVSKISDVGLARLLPAVAENVTQCYVTSAAGTFCYIDPEYQQTGMLGVKSDVYSLGIMLLQLITAKPPMGLAHHVARAIEKGTFQEFLDPAVVDWPVEQTLCFAKLALQCAELRRKDRPDLATVVLPELEKLREFGEEKMEHMVSRDSSGLISSFSHASTEQLEKESQH
- the LOC103490318 gene encoding U-box domain-containing protein 35-like isoform X1; translated protein: MWLQKGNSVNSAKKVGGAGGGGNGLVAIGIDREKGSQNALRWAAEHLIGKGQTVILIHVVHRPSSAAASLIGEAIICNSDGNFTSDSPRIQQLELQTRDIFLTFHCYCTRKDIQCLDIILEDTDIVKALTEYASYAAIETLVLGAPSKHGFIRFKSSSMGSSVSKGAPDFCTVYVISKGKVSSVKNASRSAPFSSPLLDHLQKISKPIVKGSITPRHKFNSRDRTSFKPRSFQDETVKSPYSHGGERTSISKFSGGFSESESDISFISSGRPSTDRSSSVAFDYSDSGPPRFSTSSEHSFASLPFKPKWTDLSNLNDFSSVSDESCRTSCSWSSQNLDDVELEMRRLKLELKQTMEMYSTACKEALTAKQKAMELNNWRREEEQKLEEARLAQEAAMAIAEQERARCRAAMEAADAAKRIAELESHKRATLEMKAVKEAEEMQKALKNLAQSDIRYRRYSIEEVESATEHFAQSRKIGEGGYGPVFRCRLDHTSVAVKVLRPDATQGRTQFQQEIDILSCIRHPNMVLLLGACPEYGILVYEYMSNGSLEDRLFRKGNTPVIPWQLRFRIAAEIATGLLFLHQTKPEPLVHRDLKPANILLDHNYVSKISDVGLARLLPAVAENVTQCYVTSAAGTFCYIDPEYQQTGMLGVKSDVYSLGIMLLQLITAKPPMGLAHHVARAIEKGTFQEFLDPAVVDWPVEQTLCFAKLALQCAELRRKDRPDLATVVLPELEKLREFGEEKMEHMVSRDSSGLISSFSHASTEQDVMSDPQLMMISESSKSPSSVSSQ